The Ornithinimicrobium faecis region ACTCACGAGGTCACGGTGCTGGCGTCCCCGGAGATCGCCCCGGTCGTGAAGGACGTCACCGAGTCCCAGGTCGAGTGCACGACCTACACCGTCGTCAGCCAGCCACCCCTTGAGGTTGCCGCGTCCTTCGCCTCCGGGACTGCACCGGACGCACAGGTGTGGATCCCGAGCTCGCCGGCCTTCGCCGACGCCGTGAGCGAGGCCGGGGCTGCCCTGGAGACGGGCCCGGTGGTGGCCACCTCCCCGGTGGTCCTCGCGGCCGAGCAGTCCGTCTTCGATGAGGTCGCTGGGAGTCTCGCCGAGGAGCCCACCTGGGCGGATCTGGTGACCGCGGAGGTTCCCCTCGTCGTGGGCGATCCCGCGCAGGACCCCGCCACGCTGGCCACGCTGCTGGCGGCACAGGCCGGGCTGGGTGACTCGGATGCGGCTCAGGTCCTCACCCAGAACCTGATGGTCGACCTGGCCCAGAACGCGACCGCGGACCCCGCGGGCGCGGTCGCGACCGGGTTGCCGATCTTTGTGCCCAGCACAGCAGCGCAGGTTGCTGCCTCCGCGGACTCGGACGTCGCTCTCGCGGGGCTGACCCCGCGCGGTGGCGCGGGAGCGTTGTCCTATCCGTTTGTCGTGCTGCCCGGCGCTGCGGGGGAGCCGGGGGTTGCGGAGTTGCAGGAGGCCCTGCTCGGAGCAGACGCCGCTGCCACCTTTGAGTCCGGTGGCTTCACCGCCGGAGACAGCGGGGCCACGCCCACGGACGAGGCAGCGGTGGCGGCACTCACCGAGCAGTGGGGTGCCCTGAACCCCCCGTCGCGGCTGCTGGCCATCATCGACGTGTCCGGATCGATGGACGAGCAGGTCGGCGACACGACCCGGATCGCGATCACCAGCCAGGCAGCCGGGATGGGCCTGGGCATGTTCCCCGACGACAGCGCCGTCGGGCTGTGGGCGTTCTCCACCGACCGCGGCCCGGACGGCGAGGACTATGCCGAGATCCTCCCGGTGCGGCCCCTGACGCAGGATGTCGACGGCCAGACCCAGCGAGAGCTGCTCGAGGAGGCGTCAGCCGGCCTCACGGAGGACTTCACCACCGGTGACACCGGCCTGCACGACACGATCCTGGCGGCCTATCTGCACATGCAGCAGGACTGGGAGCCGGGCTATGTCAGCTCCATCGTGCTGCTCACCGACGGCGTCAACGACGACTCCACCGGCGGACTCAGCGAGGCTGAGCTCATCGCCGAGCTCGAGGATGCTGCGGATCCCGAGCGCGAGGTGCGCCTGATCCTGATCGGCATGGGCCCGGACGTCGACTCCGCAGCGCTCGACCGGGTCGCCACCGCAGTGGGCGGGCAGTCCTTCACCGCCGAGGACCCGCGCGACATCGGTCAGGTCTTCGTGCAGGCCATCGCCGCCCGCCACGGCTGACAGGGAACCACGACCGAGCGCGTGGGCACCAGAAAATAACCACGACCGAGCGCGTGGTCACCTGAGAACAACCACGACCGAGCGCGTGGGCACCTGAGAACAACCACGACCGAGCGCGTGGTCACCTGAGATGTGGAGCCACTGAGCGCACGGCTGGCGAATCCGCCCGTGCGCCGACGCGCTCGGTGCCATGAGATCTCGGGCGCTCACGCGCTCGGTGCCATGAGATCTCGGGCGCTCACGCGCTCGGTGGTACGAAATCTCGGGCGCTCACGCGCTCGGTCGAGGTTGGGGGGTTGGAGGTGGTGGTGGTGTCAGAGGCGGGGGTCGTCGCGGCGGTCGATGACCTCACGCTCGACCACGTCGGGGTTGCGGCGGTCGACGACGTCGCGCTCGACCACGTCGGGTCCGCCGCGGCGCTCCTGGACCACCGTGTGTGCGGTCCGGGTGCGCTGGGCGTTCTGGATGAGGCCCAGGATGATCGCGAGGGCACCGCCGGCGATCAGGATCCAGCCCACGGTGTCGAGGTTGGTGCCGATGTAGTCGGAATCCAGCGTCGTGAACGACATGATCGCTCCGACGACCAACAGGGTGATGCCGAGTCCGATGCCCATGGTGTCTCCCTTCCAGCACGGTCTCTCCGCGCGCAACGACCATTGTGGCCTCGCTCGGCCCGGGTCGCTGCCTGAAACACGCCCTGTCACACCCGGTCGGGACCTACTGAGGCTGGTAGCTGCCGAAAGACCACCCGTTGCCCTCGGGGTCACGCACGGTGCCGCCGCGGCCGCCGTAGTCCTGGTCGAGCATCTCCTGGACCACCGTCGCTCCAGCCGTCACAGCCGCCTCGAACAGCGCATCCGGGTCGTCGGTCACTAGATAGCACGCCGCGGCACCGACGCCCGGGGCACCCACGGAGTCCTCCCGCTCGGAACCGAACATCAGGCCCGCCCCGCCCGGCCACACCCACTCCGCGTGCACCACGGTGGTGGGGTCGTGCTCATCGCGATAGGTCGCGTGCTCGACGAAGCCGAGGGCGGTCAGCCAGGTCATCATGAGGTCGGCATCGCGCACCGTCAGGGTCTGCCAGTGGTGGATCTGTGCTGCTGCAGTCATCACGTGCTCCAAAGGTCGTGGTTGTCGTGGACCCCTAGCGTGACTGGGTCAGGACCTGTGGGTCTTGCACGAATGGGAACTCCTCGCGGGCCCACTGGGTCGGGGTGCAGCCCGCGAGGGCGGACCACTCGCGCGTGAGGTGAGCCTGATCGGCATAGCCACTGGTCGCCGCGACGTCGGCAAGGGTCTCGCTCCTGGTCACGATGGCCCGCTGCCAGTGCCGCAGGCTGGTCTGAAAGCGCGCCAGGCGCTGGAACTGCTTGGGCGTCACGCCGCACTCGGCCCGCACCAGGGTGCCCAGGTGTCGTCGGCTGAAGCCGGTCTCGCGCGCAACCGTCGCGACCGCAGAGCCACCCGACAACCGGGCCAGAGCGTGCCCCACCTCAGCCCGCGGGCCGGGGGCTCCCGTGGCAGCCAGGGCCTCCATGAGCCGTCGGCTGACCAGGCGCGCACCGTCGGCGGCCGAGGCCACGGCGGACAACTCCTCGGGCAGGTGGCGCAGCGCTGGTGGCAGATCACCGGAGAGCTCCTCGAGGTGGCAGAGCTGCCCGGCGAGAGCCCCGATCGGCAGGCCGGTGAGGGCGCGGGTGCCCAGGACGGTCAGTTGCAGTTGTATGCCGACCTGCCGGCGGCCGTGGTGGATGTGCGCCGGGGCAGTGTGGAGACCGCTGATGATGGACCACTCGGTCCGTCGGGAGGCGGGGTCGTCAGCCCACGACACGTCGACCGGCTCCTGGAGGGGGAGGACGAGGGTGAGCGTCGAGGAGGGCAGTCCCCGGTGGGTGCCCGGGGATGGGGTCGTGACGTCATAGGCCGACAGCGAGTCGACATAGGGTCGCAGGGCCGGAGCCACCATGGGTCCACGGTAGCCCCGACCCCGTGGTCAGAGGCGCGGATTGTCTCCGCTCGTGCGGTCGATCACGTCGCGCGTGCGACTCTCGGTGACATTGGGCCCGCGACGCTCGACGATGGGCCCGCCGTGGTCGCGCACGTCATAGGAGTGGTGCTCGATCGGAGCGTCCACCTCGCCCTCGACCTCGCCGGGCCGGGCTGAGTGGTGGGGTCGCAGCCGAGCGATGATCAGCCACACTGCGATCAACGCCCCTGCCAGCACCAGCACGACGCTCAGCGCCAGGAAGATCTCCAGCCACAACGCCATGTCGTCACCCCCTCAGCCCCGATCTTCCTCCCCGGACTCCTTTCGGGCCACTGCTTTTCAGGCCATCGCTTTTCAGGACACTAGGGCGCCGTCAGTCCCTGCCGTCGGGCAGCACGGCGTTGAGGATCATCGAGATGATCGTGATGATCAGCGCACCCAGCACGGCATCCCACCAGAACGCCTCGACATAAAAGCCCAGGTCAAACCAACCGGCGACCCACGAGGTCAGCCACAGCATGATCGCGTTGAGGATGAAGGTGAACAGCCCGAGGGTCAGCAGCATGACCGGCAGCGACAGCACGAACAGGATTGGCTTGATCACCGCGTTGAGCACACCGAAGATCAGGCCGACCGCGGCGATGGTCAGCACGAAGGCGGTGGTGTCAGAGTTGTCCTCGAACACGATGCCGTCGAGGATCCGCGAGGTGATCCACAGAGCCACGGCGTTGACGATGACCTTGATGAGGAACGACATGGGTCCATCGTCGCATCAGGTCCTGTCAAGGGGCTGGAACAGCGCCGTATGCCGAGTGGTCAGCCGGGCGGACGGGTCCACCGTCTAGTCTCGGTCCCATGAACGATGGTGTCCGTCTCCGCAAGACGCTCGAGGGTGTCCCCGCCTACAAGCCGGGCAAGCCGGCCGCTCCGGTCGAGGGTCTGACCGCCTACAAGATCTCCTCGAACGAGAACCCGTATCCGCCGCTGCCGTCCGTCGTGGAGGTCGTGGCCGAGGCCGCGACGAACATGAACCGTTATCCGGACATGGCCGTCACCCGGCTGACCGAGGCGCTGGCGGAGCGGTGGGACGTGCCGAAGACGCACATCGCCACCGGCACGGGCAGTGTGGGTGTGCTCGCATCGCTGATCAACATCACCTGTGAGCCGGGGGATGAGGTCATCTACGCATGGCGCTCCTTTGAGGCCTATCCCATCGTCGTCGCGCTGGCCGGGGCAGCCTCGGTCCAGGTGCCGGTCACCGACACTGCTGAGCACGACCTGTCGGCGATGGCGGCTGCCGTGACCGACCAGACGCGTCTGGTCCTGGTCTGCACGCCCAACAACCCGACCGGACCGCACGTCACGGACGCCACGCTGCGCGAGTTCCTGGGTCAGGTGCCCAGCGATGTGCTCGTGGTGATCGATGAGGCCTATCTGGAGTTCAACACCGCGCAGGACGCCCCGGACTCGCTGGCGCTCTATCGCGAGTTCCCCAACGTTGCCGTGCTGCGCACCTTCTCCAAGGCCTACGGCCTGGCCGGGTTGCGTGTTGGCTATTGCATCGCCCAGGAGGACGTGGCGACGGCTCTGCGCAAGGCGGCCACGCCGTTCGGGGTGTCCGACCTCGCCGAGCGCGCCGCGGTGGCCAGCCTCGCGGCATACGACGAGCTGGATGTACGGGTCCAGGCCTTGGTCCTGGAGCGGCAGCGGGTGTTGGCCGCGCTGCGTGAGCAGGGTTGGCCGGTCCCCGACACCGAGGCCAACTTTGTGTGGATGCCCCTGGGCGAGGACTCCGCCGCCTTCGCCGCAGCGTGCCAGGAGCACGGGCTGACCGTGCGGCCGTTCCCCGGCGACGGGGTGCGCTGCTCGATCGGTGAGAGCGAGGCCAACGAGCGGCTCCTCGAGGTCGCGCAGGCCTTCCGCAACCGCTGACACCCCACGGGCCACACCACCTGCGAGCCCGCCACCTGCGAGCCCGCCACCTGCGAGCCCGCCACCGCCGCGCCCTACCCACGGACCCAGCCCCACCAGTGCACCCGCGCATCCAGCCCTACCAGCGCACCCCACCGGGCATTTCAGACAGGCAAAGTCACCCTCCGCGGGACTGGCCGATGCTCTGACCTGCAGCGATGCAAAAGCGTCGGTGACATTGCCTGTCCGGGTGCACGCCTTCGAACCCTGGTGCGGGCGTGAGACGGGGCGGGGTTGGAGGCGGGCGGTGCCTGACGTGGTCGGGCGTGGGGCGGGTCGGACGTGGTCAGGAGCCAAACAGGGCGTCGTAGACCTTCTCGAAACGCTGGAAGCGCTCGGTGTAGTAGGGCCGCCGACCCAGATCGGGCGTGAGGGTCTTGCCCTGGTCGGGGTCGGCCCGCTCCACCTCGGGGGCGAGGGTCTCCAGCGCCAACAGGGCGGTGCCGTGCAGCGTCGAGCGCTTGATGGTCACGGGCGTGACGGGGGTGCGCATGGCGTCGGCCATGACCTGGAGCAGCTCGGGCCGGCTGGTGGTGACGCTGCCGCCGCAGTGGAGCTTCTCCGGCTGGGGCGCGACCGTGCGCAGCTGCGAGGCGATCCGCGCATAGGACAGCGCGATCCCCTCAACCACTCCGCGATAGACCTCGACGGGTGCGGAGCCGGCGCCGACACCGGTGAACACGGCGCGCGCGTCCGAGGCCCAGCCGGTGCTGCGCTCGCCGGTGAAGAACGGCAGCACCAGTGGGGTGATCCGGTGTGGCTCGGCGGTCAGGGCCTCCGACAGCTCGTCGTCGTCGACGTGGTCGGTCCGCAGGCTCACGTCCGCCCAGGCCAGCGCCCGGCCGACGTCGTTGAGGGCACCGCCGAGCAGCGCCCGGTCGTGGGAGACGCGATAGCACCAGAGCCCGGGCGGCAGCTCATCGGGCATGGTGCGCACCAGCACCCGCAGGGCCCCGGAGGTGGCGCAGGAGGCGCCGATCGTCGTCTCGTCGTGCGCACCGAGCCCGACGTTGGCGGCCAGCCCGTCGGCGACCGTCGCAAACCACGAGGCCCCCTCGAGCACCGGCCACTTCTTGGCGATCCTGGCCGCGCGCTTGGCGGAGATCGTGAGCGGCTGGTCGAGGTGGTGGATGGGGGGCAGTTGGTCGAGGCGAATGCCGGACAGCTCGACAATCTCGGGA contains the following coding sequences:
- a CDS encoding substrate-binding and VWA domain-containing protein — encoded protein: MSRHRREEQTSLKRPMAILIAVLVAALAIFGVVQALGGDEPSDGDDASTQQSGSGAGDDEATGDDVGADGAGTTADDADANGSDAEAVTGGAADAACEATHEVTVLASPEIAPVVKDVTESQVECTTYTVVSQPPLEVAASFASGTAPDAQVWIPSSPAFADAVSEAGAALETGPVVATSPVVLAAEQSVFDEVAGSLAEEPTWADLVTAEVPLVVGDPAQDPATLATLLAAQAGLGDSDAAQVLTQNLMVDLAQNATADPAGAVATGLPIFVPSTAAQVAASADSDVALAGLTPRGGAGALSYPFVVLPGAAGEPGVAELQEALLGADAAATFESGGFTAGDSGATPTDEAAVAALTEQWGALNPPSRLLAIIDVSGSMDEQVGDTTRIAITSQAAGMGLGMFPDDSAVGLWAFSTDRGPDGEDYAEILPVRPLTQDVDGQTQRELLEEASAGLTEDFTTGDTGLHDTILAAYLHMQQDWEPGYVSSIVLLTDGVNDDSTGGLSEAELIAELEDAADPEREVRLILIGMGPDVDSAALDRVATAVGGQSFTAEDPRDIGQVFVQAIAARHG
- a CDS encoding DUF6458 family protein, whose product is MGIGLGITLLVVGAIMSFTTLDSDYIGTNLDTVGWILIAGGALAIILGLIQNAQRTRTAHTVVQERRGGPDVVERDVVDRRNPDVVEREVIDRRDDPRL
- a CDS encoding VOC family protein, encoding MTAAAQIHHWQTLTVRDADLMMTWLTALGFVEHATYRDEHDPTTVVHAEWVWPGGAGLMFGSEREDSVGAPGVGAAACYLVTDDPDALFEAAVTAGATVVQEMLDQDYGGRGGTVRDPEGNGWSFGSYQPQ
- a CDS encoding helix-turn-helix domain-containing protein; translated protein: MVAPALRPYVDSLSAYDVTTPSPGTHRGLPSSTLTLVLPLQEPVDVSWADDPASRRTEWSIISGLHTAPAHIHHGRRQVGIQLQLTVLGTRALTGLPIGALAGQLCHLEELSGDLPPALRHLPEELSAVASAADGARLVSRRLMEALAATGAPGPRAEVGHALARLSGGSAVATVARETGFSRRHLGTLVRAECGVTPKQFQRLARFQTSLRHWQRAIVTRSETLADVAATSGYADQAHLTREWSALAGCTPTQWAREEFPFVQDPQVLTQSR
- a CDS encoding phage holin family protein encodes the protein MSFLIKVIVNAVALWITSRILDGIVFEDNSDTTAFVLTIAAVGLIFGVLNAVIKPILFVLSLPVMLLTLGLFTFILNAIMLWLTSWVAGWFDLGFYVEAFWWDAVLGALIITIISMILNAVLPDGRD
- the hisC gene encoding histidinol-phosphate transaminase, yielding MNDGVRLRKTLEGVPAYKPGKPAAPVEGLTAYKISSNENPYPPLPSVVEVVAEAATNMNRYPDMAVTRLTEALAERWDVPKTHIATGTGSVGVLASLINITCEPGDEVIYAWRSFEAYPIVVALAGAASVQVPVTDTAEHDLSAMAAAVTDQTRLVLVCTPNNPTGPHVTDATLREFLGQVPSDVLVVIDEAYLEFNTAQDAPDSLALYREFPNVAVLRTFSKAYGLAGLRVGYCIAQEDVATALRKAATPFGVSDLAERAAVASLAAYDELDVRVQALVLERQRVLAALREQGWPVPDTEANFVWMPLGEDSAAFAAACQEHGLTVRPFPGDGVRCSIGESEANERLLEVAQAFRNR
- a CDS encoding gluconokinase, which encodes MSSDFEIDLKDAVPPLVLALDVGSTASRGLVYDAHGRPIGKRAKVAHSFTTASDGTSQIDPDQVVDELRTIIDDLTDALDDHPVAGVALDTFASSLVAVDAKGAPLTPCYTYADGRCGPWVDALREEISEEELQQQTGTRVHGSYWPARLRWLVDEQPEVTAAAAHYLSLGDYVQRALTGTLATGTSAAAWTGLVDRHTADWAPEIVELSGIRLDQLPPIHHLDQPLTISAKRAARIAKKWPVLEGASWFATVADGLAANVGLGAHDETTIGASCATSGALRVLVRTMPDELPPGLWCYRVSHDRALLGGALNDVGRALAWADVSLRTDHVDDDELSEALTAEPHRITPLVLPFFTGERSTGWASDARAVFTGVGAGSAPVEVYRGVVEGIALSYARIASQLRTVAPQPEKLHCGGSVTTSRPELLQVMADAMRTPVTPVTIKRSTLHGTALLALETLAPEVERADPDQGKTLTPDLGRRPYYTERFQRFEKVYDALFGS